Part of the Bacillota bacterium genome is shown below.
TGGACGGCCTTGAATTCCTTGTCGTCCTTGATCCCGCCGCCGACGTCGTAGATGATCTCCCGCAGGGTGATCCCCATCGGCACCTCGGCCAGGCCGGTGTTCTTGATCCGGCCGGTCAGGGCGAAGACCTTGGTCCCCTTGGACTTCTCGGTGCCGATGCCGGCGTACCAGCCCGACCCGTTGAGGATGATCTGGGGGACGTTGGCCCAGGTCTCCACGTTATTGATGTTAGTCGGCCGGCCGAACAGTCCGCGGTTGGCCGGGAACGGCGGCCGCGGGCGCGGCATCCCGCGCTCACCCTCGATCGAGGCCATCAGGGCCGTCTCCTCACCGCAGACGAAAGCCCCGGCCCCTTCTTTGATGTGCAGTTCAAAGCGGTAGTCGGTGCCGAGGACATGCGGCCCCATCAGGCCGCGCTCGGTGGCCTGTTCGATGGCCAGCTCGAGCCGCTTGATGGCCAGCGGGTACTCGGCCCGGCAGTAGATATAGCCTTCATCAGCGCCGATGGCGTAGGCCCCGATGATCATCCCCTCGATGACCGCGTGCGGGTCACCCTCGAGGACGCTACGGTCCATGAAGGCCCCGGGGTCGCCCTCGTCGGCGTTGCAGATGATGTACTTCTTCGAACCCGCCGCCTTGGCGGCGAACTCCCACTTCAGGCCGGTCAGGAACCCGGCGCCTCCGCGGCCGCGGAGGCCCGACTTCTTGACCTCGTCGATGACCTCGGCCGGCTTCATCGTCGCCAGGACCTTGGCCATGGCCCGGTACCCGTCCCGGTCGAAGTACTCTTCGATCTTCTCCGGGTCGATAATCCCGCAGTTCTTGAGAACGATCCGCTTTTGCTTCTTGTAGAAGTCGACGTCCAGGTACGGGTTGAACTCGTCGATGATCGTCCCGGCGACCCACTCCCCGATCGGCTGGCCGCCGGCCACGTGCTGCTCGACGAGGCGGGGGACCATGTCCGGGGTGACCCGGGCGTAGGTGATCCGCGGGGCGCC
Proteins encoded:
- the nuoF gene encoding NADH-quinone oxidoreductase subunit NuoF, producing the protein MGRPTVIVGLGTCGIAAGGQEVYDAIAAELKRRGVGADLVSVGCIGMCEQEVLVDVVQKGAPRITYARVTPDMVPRLVEQHVAGGQPIGEWVAGTIIDEFNPYLDVDFYKKQKRIVLKNCGIIDPEKIEEYFDRDGYRAMAKVLATMKPAEVIDEVKKSGLRGRGGAGFLTGLKWEFAAKAAGSKKYIICNADEGDPGAFMDRSVLEGDPHAVIEGMIIGAYAIGADEGYIYCRAEYPLAIKRLELAIEQATERGLMGPHVLGTDYRFELHIKEGAGAFVCGEETALMASIEGERGMPRPRPPFPANRGLFGRPTNINNVETWANVPQIILNGSGWYAGIGTEKSKGTKVFALTGRIKNTGLAEVPMGITLREIIYDVGGGIKDDKEFKAVQIGGPSGGCIPAKLMDTPVDYESLAATGAIMGSGGLVVVDETTCMVDFNKFFLNFTQSESCGKCTPCREGTKRMYEIVTRITEGKSQVEDLDKLAELAQMVKETSLCALGQTAPNPVLTTLKYFRDEYLAHIVDKKCPAHVCKALIKYRIDADKCKACLICKRSCAQQAISGEKKIAHVIDQAKCTQCGTCEQVCPFGAVIRE